In Primulina huaijiensis isolate GDHJ02 chromosome 6, ASM1229523v2, whole genome shotgun sequence, a single window of DNA contains:
- the LOC140979211 gene encoding uncharacterized protein has protein sequence MIALATATSGVVASILQGGRTAHSRFKIPIDLHDKSYCTISKQSGLAELCRKTHLIIWDEAPMAKWLAIEAVDRSLRDLTGIQKPFGGKVVVLGGDFMQVLPVVPEASVQETINASLVKSYLYEQIYHLTLSENMRARSDPLFSDFLLRVANDSSEQKLIDHIFPNLEKNFQSADYMTNRAILASKNEYVDKLNDKIIQSFPGETRTFTSFDEAVDDTQNFYPPEFLNSLTPNGMPPHRLVLKKNCTVMLLRNLDPSNGLCNGTRMICRGFQDNVIHAEIIVGHHTGKHVFIPRIPISPAENEGYPFQFRRKQFPIRLCFAMTINKAQGQTIPFVDVYLPQPVFSH, from the exons ATGATAGCACTTGCCACAGCAACTTCAGGAGTTGTGGCATCTATATTGCAGGGTGGTCGGACAGCCCATTCACGATTTAAAATTCCCATTGACTTGCATGATAAAAGTTATTGTACAATATCGAAACAAAGCGGACTTGCAGAGTTATGTAGAAAAACACATTTAATCATATGGGATGAGGCACCGATGGCAAAATGGTTAGCAATTGAAGCAGTTGACAGAAGTTTACGAGACTTAACAGGAATCCAGAAACCGTTCGGTGGAAAAGTGGTCGTTCTTGGAGGTGATTTTATGCAAGTTCTACCAGTTGTTCCTGAAGCATCTGTTCAAGAAACGATTAATGCAAGTTTGGTGAAATCGTATTTATACGAACAAATTTATCATCTAACTCTTTCAGAAAACATGCGAGCAAGATCAGATCCTTTGTTTAGTGATTTCTTGCTACGTGTGGCCAACG ATTCCTCTGAACAAAAGCTTATTGATCATATTTTCCCAAATCTAGAGAAAAATTTCCAGTCAGCTGATTACATGACAAATAGAGCTATACTTGCATCAAAGAATGAGTATGTTGACAAGTTGAAcgataaaataattcaatcatTCCCTGGTGAGACCAGAACTTTCACAAGTTTTGATGAAGCAGTTGATGACACTCAAAATTTTTATCCACCGGAATTTCTCAACTCATTAACTCCAAATGGCATGCCTCCTCATCGTTTGGTTTTGAAAAAGAATTGTACAGTTATGTTGTTGAGGAATCTCGATCCATCAAATGGCTTGTGCAATGGGACAAGAATGATATGTCGAGGATTCCAAGATAATGTCATCCACGCAGAAATCATAGTTGGCCATCATACCGGAAAACATGTTTTCATTCCGAGAATACCTATATCTCCTGCAGAAAATGAAGGCTACCCTTTCCAATTTAGAAGAAAGCAATTTCCAATTCGATTGTGTTTCGCAATGACGATTAATAAAGCACAAGGACAAACTATACCATTCGTTGACGTATATTTACCCCAACCTGTATTTTCACATTGA
- the LOC140978573 gene encoding glycosyl hydrolase 5 family protein-like yields MGFNCVRLTWPLFLFTNDTLASVTVKQSFKNLGLVESSAGFEANNPSLINLTLINAYQAVVASLARNDVMVILDNHISKPGWCCSNFDDNGFFGDKYFNPDTWIKGLTKVATTFNGTKNVVGMGLRNELRGPKQNINDWYRYMQKGAEVVHATNPNVLVILSGLKFDNDLSFLISKPVNLSYSNKTVFELHWYSFTDGTAWQSGNPNQVCGQVVDETMKRATFLLEQGYPLFVSEFGVDMRGISVNDHRFLNCFVGWAAEFDVDWALWALTGSYYLREGVIGLDETYGVYNWNWCGARNTSILQKLSVLQSPFRGPGYSEARQHKILFHPMKGLCVRRILSLSKPLVLGTCSDASAWSYTPQKTLTIKGTYFCLQADKLGQPTKLGIICGSDSSKWEAISDSKMHLSTKLEDGTSVCLDIDSEKSIVTNSCKCLDNKNNTCDPGSQWFKIIDSTRRTNLGFRSEKCSQE; encoded by the exons ATGGGATTCAACTGTGTTAGACTAACATGGCCACTTTTCTTGTTTACGAATGATACATTGGCTTCTGTTACGGTCAAACAATCTTTCAAGAACCTGGGATTGGTCGAATCCAGCGCAGGTTTCGAGGCAAATAATCCATCACTGATTAATCTTACTCTCATCAATGCATACCAG GCAGTGGTCGCTAGTCTTGCTAGGAACGACGTGATGGTCATACTAGACAACCATATAAGCAAGCCGGGTTGGTGCTGCAGCAATTTTGATGACAATGGCTTTTTCGGAGACAAGTATTTCAACCCTGACACATGGATCAAGGGCCTAACAAAGGTTGCCACCACTTTCAATGGAACCAAAAATGTGGTTGGCATGGGCTTGAGGAATGAACTCAGAggtcctaaacaaaatattaatgatTGGTACAG GTAcatgcagaaaggagcagaagtaGTACATGCCACCAACCCCAACGTTCTTGTCATTTTGTCCGGGCTGAAATTCGACAATGATCTATCTTTTCTTATTAGCAAACCTGTGAATTTGAGTTACTCTAACAAGACTGTGTTTGAGCTTCATTGGTATAGTTTCACAGATGGCACAGCATGGCAATCAGGCAACCCTAACCAAGTATGTGGGCAAGTTGTAGATGAGACAATGAAGAGAGCAACTTTTTTGCTGGAGCAAGGGTACCCCTTGTTTGTGAGTGAATTTGGGGTGGATATGAGGGGTATTAGTGTGAATGACCACAGATTCTTGAATTGTTTTGTTGGGTGGGCAGCCGAATTCGACGTGGATTGGGCATTGTGGGCTCTAACAGGAAGTTATTATTTAAGAGAAGGGGTGATTGGATTAGATGAAACTTATGGAGTTTATAATTGGAATTGGTGTGGAGCAAGGAACACAAGTATTTTACAAAAgttatctgttcttcaatctccATTTAGAG gGCCAGGTTACTCTGAAGCACGTCAACATAAGATACTTTTCCATCCCATGAAAGGCCTATGTGTGAGAAGAATATTGTCGTTATCAAAACCCCTGGTTTTAGGTACATGCTCCGATGCCTCAGCATGGAGCTACACTCCCCAAAAAACCTTGACAATAAAGGGAACATATTTTTGCCTACAAGCAGACAAATTGGGGCAGCCTACAAAGCTTGGTATAATCTGCGGCAGTGACAGCTCAAAATGGGAGGCTATTTCAGACTCTAAGATGCATCTGTCCACAAAACTCGAAGATGGCACTAGCGTGTGTTTGGACATAGATTCAGAGAAGAGCATTGTCACAAATAGTTGCAAATGTTTGGATAATAAGAACAATACGTGCGATCCAGGAAGCCAGTGGTTCAAAATCATCGACAGCACAAGACGCACGAATCTCGGGTTCCGTTCTGAAAAATGTAGCCAAGAATAA
- the LOC140978575 gene encoding protein SIEVE ELEMENT OCCLUSION B-like: MAGRDVFPKTKNVTFATEKVQPTKSPIINGLVKDIETDQRLRPSHEIEHNIINPLQLSVPVPGRGQLMKGGGERAFFSADDSALTKQILGTHSPEVEDFDVKPILFIVEDIINLAKPLTADSTAVAPIRAHLDTLDNKVISSSYHDTVTQSSYHDTITQSSYHDTEIVQLMAFPINKVSSEIICKCTSGTEAHSLTMDLLKSLSNYSWDAKVVITFAAFSINYGEFWLVEQLHTKNPLAKNIATLKDLPSTMEHSSDLRKKFVAVVELLTAITKVTHCIIEFKELPSLYISRESPEVEAATSHIPIAVYWVIRSLLVSASVLLNLIGTGHEYISSTAESWEISSLAHKLSVMMEHLQKQLQICKGLIDRKKTEDAYTAFKKLMEVAHIDNMKVLRAMIRATDDQRPLYDGSKRFNERLDGLRAKYVLLLISDLDLPHEELNVLHMIYNQQQIRHEYEVLWLPIVNQTNSLSQSQEIQFKELKNNNMPWYSVDHPSLIEQVAIRYIQEVWKFVHMPMLVVLDPQGKPSNLDALPMMWIWSSLAFPFTKTREVALWSENTWNIGLLADSIDPRIPDWIRDNKVICLYGGEDIDWIRRFTVSARAAANALNVPLEMLYVGKRNPKDKVRRCHEIIDREKLSHIFSLKEYYDYVWYFWMRLWSMWNSKKNTTLTVDDDHVMQQIMDLMTFDSSDQGWAVFSWGNNEMTKGKGDIVLPVLEAYNTWGYKVDHPDKFVTVLDTEIRAIHPEHHCNSLILPGHAGYIPERVVCSECGKIMDKYVMYRCCTD; encoded by the exons ATGGCTGGCCGGGACGTGTTTCCTAAGACAAAGAATGTTACATTTGCCACCGAAAAGGTACAACCTACTAAATCTCCGATCATCAATGGGCTCGTGAAGGATATCGAAACTGATCAACGGTTAAGGCCAAGCCATGAAATCGAACACAACATCATCAACCCCCTGCAACTGAGTGTGCCGGTGCCTGGTAGAGGCCAGCTCATGAAAGGTGGGGGGGAACGTGCCTTCTTTTCGGCAGATGATAGTGCACTTACCAAGCAAATTCTCGGAACCCATTCTCCAGAAGTCGAAGATTTTGATGTCAAACCGATTCTTTTCATAGTGGAGGATATCATCAACCTGGCAAAACCTTTGACTGCTGATTCTACTGCT GTTGCTCCAATTCGAGCCCATTTGGACACGCTTGATAACAAGGTCATCTCCAGTTCCTACCATGATACTGTCACTCAAAGTTCTTACCATGATACCATCACTCAAAGTTCTTACCACGACACTGAAATAGTTCAACTAATGGCATTTCCCATCAACAAGGTTTCCAGTGAG ATAATATGCAAATGTACTTCCGGAACAGAAGCACATTCACTAACCATGGACCTCCTAAAATCACTATCAAACTACTCATGGGATGCAAAGGTGGTCATTACCTTTGCTGCTTTCTCCATCAACTATGGCGAGTTCTGGCTCGTTGAGCAACTTCACACCAAAAATCCACTAGCCAAGAATATTGCCACACTCAAAGATTTACCTAGCACAATGGAGCATTCCAGTGATTTGAGAAAGAAATTTGTGGCAGTAGTTGAGCTCTTAACTGCAATAACAAAGGTGACCCACTGTATTATAGAATTCAAGGAGCTTCCATCTCTGTACATTAGCCGCGAATCACCAGAAGTGGAGGCTGCCACTTCTCATATTCCAATAGCTGTTTATTGGGTCATAAGGAGTCTTCTGGTCAGTGCATCAGTTCTCCTGAACCTTATCGGCACTGGTCACGA GTACATCTCGTCAACTGCTGAGTCATGGGAGATATCAAGTTTGGCCCATAAGCTCTCAGTCATGATGGAGCACCTACAAAAGCAACTGCAGATTTGTAAGGGTTTAATCG ATAGGAAGAAGACTGAAGATGCGTACACTGCATTCAAAAAACTTATGGAGGTTGCTCACATTGACAATATGAAAGTATTGAGGGCAATGATTCGTGCCACGGATGATCAAAGGCCACTCTATGATGGTTCTAAAAGATTTAAT GAAAGGCTCGACGGACTGAGGGCAAAGTACGTACTACTGCTGATTTCAGATCTCGACCTGCCTCACGAAGAACTAAATGTCCTTCATATGATCTACAACCAACAACAAATAAGGCATGAGTACGAGGTTTTATGGCTTCCCATTGTCAACCAAACAAACTCACTTTCCCAATCACAGGAGATACAATTTAAGGAACTAAAGAACAATAATATGCCATGGTATTCCGTGGACCACCCTTCACTGATTGAACAAGTAGCCATCAGATACATCCAAGAGGTCTGGAAATTTGTCCACATGCCGATGCTCGTAGTATTAGATCCACAGGGGAAACCATCCAATCTTGACGCTTTACCCATGATGTGGATTTGGAGTAGTTTGGCTTTCCCCTTCACTAAAACCAGGGAGGTGGCTCTCTGGTCAGAAAACACCTGGAACATTGGACTGTTAGCAGATTCCATTGATCCACGAATTCCAGACTGG ATCAGGGACAACAAAGTGATATGCTTGTACGGAGGGGAGGACATTGACTGGATCCGTAGGTTCACTGTGTCAGCCAGAGCAGCTGCTAATGCCCTAAACGTACCTCTGGAAATGCTATATGTCGGTAAGCGCAACCCAAAGGATAAAGTCCGACGGTGCCATGAAATAATCGATCGAGAGAAACTGAGCCACATCTTCTCGCTCAAGGAATACTATGACTATGTCTGGTACTTCTGGATGAGGCTGTGGAGCATGTGGAACTCCAAGAAAAACACTACCTTGACGGTGGACGACGACCATGTGATGCAGCAGATCATGGACTTGATGACATTTGACAGCAGTGACCAAGGGTGGGCAGTTTTTAGCTGGGGAAACAATGAGATGACGAAGGGAAAAGGCGACATAGTGCTGCCAGTTTTAGAAGCTTACAATACTTGGGGGTATAAGGTGGATCATCCTGACAAGTTTGTGACCGTGCTGGATACAGAGATACGTGCTATCCACCCTGAACACCACTGTAACAGCCTGATCCTGCCAGGGCATGCTGGATATATCCCCGAGCGGGTGGTTTGCTCAGAGTGTGGCAAGATCATGGATAAGTATGTCATGTACAGATGCTGCACCGACTAG
- the LOC140978579 gene encoding two-component response regulator ORR26 isoform X2 produces the protein MMDSNGFSSPKPDSFPAGLRVLVVDDDPTWLKILEKMLKKCSYEVMTCNLAREALDLLREKKDGFDIVISDVNMPDMDGFKLLEHVGLEMDLPVIMMSVDGETSRVMKGVQHGACDYLLKPIRMKELRNIWQHVLRKRMHEVRDIEGHESLTDQSDDVYLFGGDLNSGKKRKDVDNKHDERACGNPLSVKKSRVVWTVDLHQKFVTAVNQIGLSIGPKKILDLMGVPWLTRENVASHLQKYRLYLSRLQKENELKIVFGGVKNSAITSKDPAENVCLGNSDTQIHKNLMPNSDAKFCDVNGKGILSMPMGDCMNSLFGDVKDASKSAPAPSRISCDSDVKSEHKIQVQYSSLQFKQEHNPRFQSEKQFDHMMSPIQVDFLESIFNHNHIQTEDHSESRSQGTGKVTKVESVGALFSVQPERSISCSTLNMKSHNSGQNPFDNTECHQRNLILETGSTFRLWDEVFNSYSKEPGNIESFGLSDRELIYDVSPHLYGSLDVEYEYGSDTLEHPVIGRGLYIA, from the exons ATGATGGATTCAAATGGATTCTCTTCGCCGAAGCCTGATAGTTTTCCTGCGGGTCTTCGGGTCCTTGTTGTGGACGATGAtcccacttggttgaagattcttgaaaagatgcTTAAAAAGTGCAGTTATGAAG TAATGACTTGTAACTTAGCCAGGGAGGCTCTGGACCTGCTACGAGAAAAAAAAGACGGTTTTGACATTGTAATCAGTGATGTAAACATGCCTGACATGGATGGTTTCAAGCTTCTGGAGCACGTTGGCCTGGAGATGGATCTTCCTGTCATAA TGATGTCCGTTGATGGGGAAACAAGCAGGGTGATGAAGGGAGTTCAACATGGCGCATGTGATTATCTTCTGAAGCCAATAAGAATGAAAGAGCTTAGAAACATATGGCAGCATGTTTTGAGGAAACGGATGCATGAGGTGAGAGATATTGAAGGGCACGAAAGCTTGACCGATCAATCTGATGATGTCTACTTGTTTGGTGGAGATCTGAATTcaggaaagaaaagaaaagatgtTGATAACAAGCACGATGAAAGAGCATGTGGTAACCCTTTATCAGTGAAGAAATCAAGGGTCGTTTGGACCGTTGATCTTCATCAGAAGTTTGTGACAGCAGTGAATCAAATCGGACTTAGCA TTGGCCCAAAGAAAATACTCGACTTGATGGGAGTGCCATGGTTAACAAGAGAAAACGTAGCTAGCCACTTGCAG AAGTACAGACTCTACTTGAGCCGCTTACAAAAAGAAAATGAGCTTAAAATTGTGTTTGGCGGGGTGAAAAACTCGGCTATCACTTCAAAAGACCCTGCCGAAAATGTTTGTCTTGGAAACTCAGATACACAGATACACAAGAATCTGATGCCGAACAGTGATGCCAAATTCTGTGATGTAAACGGGAAAGGGATTCTTTCAATGCCAATGGGAGATTGCATGAATTCTCTATTTGGAGATGTCAAAGATGCTTCGAAAAGCGCTCCCGCTCCCTCAAGGATTAGTTGTGATTCTGATGTAAAATCCGAACACAAGATCCAAGTTCAATACTCGTCGCTTCAATTCAAACAAGAACACAATCCACGGTTCCAGTCAGAGAAACAGTTTGATCACATGATGTCTCCCATTCAAGTTGATTTTTTAGAAAGCATTTTCAATCATAATCATATACAAACAGAAGATCATAGCGAGAGCAGAAGTCAAGGCACTGGAAAAGTAACGAAAGTTGAAAGTGTAGGCGCCTTGTTTTCTGTTCAACCTGAGAGATCGATTTCATGTTCTACATTGAACATGAAGAGCCACAACTCGGGACAGAATCCATTTGACAATACAGAATGTCACCAAAGAAACTTGATTCTTGAAACCGGATCAACTTTCAGGTTGTGGGATGAGGTATTCAATAGTTATTCCAAGGAACCTGGGAATATAGAATCTTTCGGTCTCAGTGATCGAGAACTCATTTATGATGTTTCACCACATTTGTATGGTTCATTGGATGTTGAATACGAGTACGGGAGTGACACTCTGGAACACCCGGTAATAGGCCGAGGTCTGTATATTGCATAA
- the LOC140978579 gene encoding two-component response regulator ORR26 isoform X1: MMDSNGFSSPKPDSFPAGLRVLVVDDDPTWLKILEKMLKKCSYEVMTCNLAREALDLLREKKDGFDIVISDVNMPDMDGFKLLEHVGLEMDLPVIMMSVDGETSRVMKGVQHGACDYLLKPIRMKELRNIWQHVLRKRMHEVRDIEGHESLTDQSDDVYLFGGDLNSGKKRKDVDNKHDERACGNPLSVKKSRVVWTVDLHQKFVTAVNQIGLSKVGPKKILDLMGVPWLTRENVASHLQKYRLYLSRLQKENELKIVFGGVKNSAITSKDPAENVCLGNSDTQIHKNLMPNSDAKFCDVNGKGILSMPMGDCMNSLFGDVKDASKSAPAPSRISCDSDVKSEHKIQVQYSSLQFKQEHNPRFQSEKQFDHMMSPIQVDFLESIFNHNHIQTEDHSESRSQGTGKVTKVESVGALFSVQPERSISCSTLNMKSHNSGQNPFDNTECHQRNLILETGSTFRLWDEVFNSYSKEPGNIESFGLSDRELIYDVSPHLYGSLDVEYEYGSDTLEHPVIGRGLYIA; the protein is encoded by the exons ATGATGGATTCAAATGGATTCTCTTCGCCGAAGCCTGATAGTTTTCCTGCGGGTCTTCGGGTCCTTGTTGTGGACGATGAtcccacttggttgaagattcttgaaaagatgcTTAAAAAGTGCAGTTATGAAG TAATGACTTGTAACTTAGCCAGGGAGGCTCTGGACCTGCTACGAGAAAAAAAAGACGGTTTTGACATTGTAATCAGTGATGTAAACATGCCTGACATGGATGGTTTCAAGCTTCTGGAGCACGTTGGCCTGGAGATGGATCTTCCTGTCATAA TGATGTCCGTTGATGGGGAAACAAGCAGGGTGATGAAGGGAGTTCAACATGGCGCATGTGATTATCTTCTGAAGCCAATAAGAATGAAAGAGCTTAGAAACATATGGCAGCATGTTTTGAGGAAACGGATGCATGAGGTGAGAGATATTGAAGGGCACGAAAGCTTGACCGATCAATCTGATGATGTCTACTTGTTTGGTGGAGATCTGAATTcaggaaagaaaagaaaagatgtTGATAACAAGCACGATGAAAGAGCATGTGGTAACCCTTTATCAGTGAAGAAATCAAGGGTCGTTTGGACCGTTGATCTTCATCAGAAGTTTGTGACAGCAGTGAATCAAATCGGACTTAGCA AAGTTGGCCCAAAGAAAATACTCGACTTGATGGGAGTGCCATGGTTAACAAGAGAAAACGTAGCTAGCCACTTGCAG AAGTACAGACTCTACTTGAGCCGCTTACAAAAAGAAAATGAGCTTAAAATTGTGTTTGGCGGGGTGAAAAACTCGGCTATCACTTCAAAAGACCCTGCCGAAAATGTTTGTCTTGGAAACTCAGATACACAGATACACAAGAATCTGATGCCGAACAGTGATGCCAAATTCTGTGATGTAAACGGGAAAGGGATTCTTTCAATGCCAATGGGAGATTGCATGAATTCTCTATTTGGAGATGTCAAAGATGCTTCGAAAAGCGCTCCCGCTCCCTCAAGGATTAGTTGTGATTCTGATGTAAAATCCGAACACAAGATCCAAGTTCAATACTCGTCGCTTCAATTCAAACAAGAACACAATCCACGGTTCCAGTCAGAGAAACAGTTTGATCACATGATGTCTCCCATTCAAGTTGATTTTTTAGAAAGCATTTTCAATCATAATCATATACAAACAGAAGATCATAGCGAGAGCAGAAGTCAAGGCACTGGAAAAGTAACGAAAGTTGAAAGTGTAGGCGCCTTGTTTTCTGTTCAACCTGAGAGATCGATTTCATGTTCTACATTGAACATGAAGAGCCACAACTCGGGACAGAATCCATTTGACAATACAGAATGTCACCAAAGAAACTTGATTCTTGAAACCGGATCAACTTTCAGGTTGTGGGATGAGGTATTCAATAGTTATTCCAAGGAACCTGGGAATATAGAATCTTTCGGTCTCAGTGATCGAGAACTCATTTATGATGTTTCACCACATTTGTATGGTTCATTGGATGTTGAATACGAGTACGGGAGTGACACTCTGGAACACCCGGTAATAGGCCGAGGTCTGTATATTGCATAA